CCTGATGAAAGAAGAACTTGGACGGCAATGGCTCGAACCGGATCTGTTCCGGATCGGCGCATCGAGCCTGCTGGCCGATATTGAGCGACAACTCGAGCACCACGTGAGCGGCCGCTATTCTGCATTCCATCGTCACCCGGTCGCGTGACCTCGCACAACGAAGACCCCACATGAGCGTAGCTGAATATTTTTCTTCGATGGAATACGGACCTGCCCCGGAAGACGACAAGGCCGCGCGCGCCTGGCTCGCTGAGCATGCGCACGGCTTCGGCCACTTTATCGATGGCGCTTTCCGCGCGCCGGCGTCCGGCGACGGTGCCGAAACATTCGAATCCAGCGAGCCTGCGACGGGCCGTGTGCTCGCAAACATCGCGCAAGGCGACGAGGCCGATGTGAACGCGGCGGTCGCTGCCGCTCACAAGGCGCTGCCCGCGTGGCAGGCATTGGGCGGAGCGGGCCGCGCGCGGCATCTCTATGCGCTCGCACGGATGGTGCAGCGGCATAGCCGGCTCTTCGCCGTGCTCGAATCGCTGGACAACGGCAAGCCGATCCGCGAGACGCGCGACATAGACATTCCCCTTGTCGCGCGACATTTCCTGCATCACGCCGGCTGGGCGCAGCTTCAGGAAAGCGAACTGTCGGGCTGGACACCGCTTGGCGTGATCGGGCAGATCGTGCCGTGGAATTTCCCGCTGCTGATGCTGGCGTGGAAGATCGCGCCGGCACTGGCCACCGGCAATTGCGTGGTGCTGAAGCCCGCTGAATTTACGCCGCTGACAGCACTGCTGTTCGCGGAACTCGCGCATCGCGCGGGTCTGCCAGCGGGCGTGTTGAACGTCGTCACAGGAGACGGCCGCACCGGCGCAAAGCTGGTCGAACATCCTCAGGTCGCGAAGATCGCGTTCACCGGATCGACCAGTGTCGGGCGGCAGATCCGTGTCGCGACCGCAGGCTCGGGCAAGTCGCTCACGCTCGAACTCGGCGGCAAGTCGCCGTTCATCGTCTTCGACGATGCCGATCTGGATGGCGCGGTCGAAGGCGTGGTCGACGCGATCTGGTTCAACCAGGGGCAAGTCTGCTGCGCGGGTTCGCGTCTGCTGGTGCAGGAGGGTGTTGAAGCGCGCTTCATCGAAAAGCTGAAGCGCCGGATGGAGACACTGCGCGTCGGTCATTCGCTCGACAAGAGCATCGACATGGGCGCGATTGTCGACGAGGTGCAACGGGAGCGCATCAAGTCACTTGTCGCGCAAGGCGAGCGTGAAGGGTGCGAGGTCTATCAGCCCGCGCATCTGCGGATGCCTGAGAACGGTGTGTTCTTCCCACCGACGCTGGTCACCCGCGTTGCGCCCGCCTCGACGCTTGCGCAGGAGGAAATATTCGGACCGGTGCTGGTCGCGATGAGCTTTCGCACGCCCGACGAAGCGGTCGCGCTCGCGAACCATTCACGTTACGGACTGGCTGCGAGTGTGTGGAGCGAGACGATCGGCCGCGTGCTGGATATCGCGCCTCGTCTTGAATGCGGTGTCGTGTGGATCAACGCAACGAACCTGTTCGATGCGGGCGTCGGCTTCGGTGGCTATCGCGAGTCGGGCTTTGGACGGGAAGGCGGCCGTGAGGGGATCTACGAGTATCTAAAGCCGCAGGCGTGGACCAACCTGCCGCTGCGCGCGAACGAACGCGACGAGGTGAAACCCGTCGCGCAAGCCGATATCTATCTCAGCACGATGGATCGGACCGCGAAGCTGTTCATCGGCGGCAGGCAGATGCGGCCGGACAACGGCAGTTCGCGCGTCGTCCGTGCGCCGTCCGGGGTGATCGTCGGCGAGACGGCGGACGGTAGCCGCAAGGACATTCGCAATGCGGTCGCAGCGGCGCGCAGTGCGGTGAAGTGGTCGCAGACAAGCACGCATAACCGTGCTCAGGTACTCTACTACCTCGCGGAAAACCTGTCGGCGCGCGCGGACGAATTCAGACGGCAACTCGTGATTCGTGCAGGATCGAACGAGGCCGAAGCCGGGCGCGAAGTCGAGGCATCGATCACGCGGCTCTTCACATATGCCGCGTGGGCCGACAAGTTCGACGGCGCAGTCCATTCGCCGCCATTGCGCGGCGTCGCACTCGCCATGAACGAGCCGCTTGGCGTGCTTGGCGTGATCAGCCCGGAAGAAGCGCCGTTGCTGGGTTTCGTGTCGCTGATCGCACCGGCGCTTGCGATGGGCAATCGGGTAGTCGTCGTGCCGAGCGAACGCTGCCCGTTGATGGCGACGGATTTCTATCAGGTGGTCGAGACGTCGGATGTGCAGGCGGGTGCGTTGAACATCGTCACCGGCGAACACGCGGCGCTTGCCAGGACACTTGCCCAGCACGATGACGTCGACGCGCTGTGGAGTTTCGGCGGCGCAGAACTCTCGACGCTTGTCGAGCGCGAATCGGTTGGCAATCTGAAGCGCACGTTCGTCGATCATGGGCGCGTGTTCGACTGGTACGCTGCGTCAGCAGAAGGTTTGCCGTTCCTGCGACACGCGGTGCAGGTCAAGAACATCTGGATTCCGTACGGCGACTGATGGCCGGCAATGACAGCCGTGGGCGCAGACCTGTAACAGGTGCCCGCAAGATGGAGGAGACACATGCTGAAGAATATCGATCCGTTGCTCAACCCCGACGTGCTGTATGCACTCAGCGCGATGGGACACGGCGACGAGGTGGTGGTCTGCGACGCGAACTTCCCTGCGGATTCCGTCGCCCGTCAAACCGTGCTGGGCAAAGTGCTGCGGCTTGACGGCGCGAACGCGCCGCGCGCCATTCGCGCAGTGCTGTCGGTCCTGCCGCTCGACTCGTTCGTCGATCATCCGGCCGAACGCATGGAAGTGGTCGGCGATGCCGATGCCTTGCCTGCTGTGCAGCGTGAAGCGCAGCGCGAAGTCGATCATGCGGAAGGACGTTCGACGCCGTTCGCGTCGATCGAGCGCTTCACGTTCTACGAGCGGGCAAAGAAGGCGTACTGCGTGATTGCCACCGGCGAAGCGCGCGGCTATGGCTGCTTCATCTTCAAGAAGGGTGTCGACCTCGCGCCCGATGCGCCCAACGCCGCGGAGGGTTCGCGATGAGCGTCGTCATTCTCGGCATCTATGTGACCGATCTCAGCTTCCGCGCGAGCCGCATGCCGGCGCTTGGCGAAACGATTGCCGGCACCTCGTTCGCGATGGGCCCGGGTGGCAAGGGATCGAACCAGGCAGTAGCTGCCGCGCGGGCCGGCGCGGACGTCGTGTTCTGCACGCGTATCGGCGGCGACGCATTCGGTGAAATCGCGCAATCCACGTGGGCCGCGGAAGGCATCACATCGCGCGCGACGGTGGTCGACGACATGGCAACTGGCGCAGCCCATATCTACGTCGATGACGTCACCGGCGGCAATGCGATCATCGTCGCGGCCGGCGCCGCCGGCACGCTCGGCCCCGCCGACGTCGAGGCGATCGAGGCCGACATTGCAAAAGCGAAGGTGTTCGTCACGCAACTGGAGCAACCAGTCCCGGCGGCGAAGCGCGGTCTCGAACTCGCGCGCCGCCATGGCGTGACGACCGTGTTCAACCCCGCGCCGGCCGTGCCGTTCGATGACGACATGTTCCCGCTGTGCGACTACATCACGCCGAACGAAACCGAAGCGACGGCGCTCACGGGCGTGCCGGTCGAAACGCTCGACGATGCCCGTCGTGCGGCCGACATCCTGCTGTCGAAGGGC
The DNA window shown above is from Paraburkholderia sp. BL10I2N1 and carries:
- a CDS encoding aldehyde dehydrogenase family protein produces the protein MSVAEYFSSMEYGPAPEDDKAARAWLAEHAHGFGHFIDGAFRAPASGDGAETFESSEPATGRVLANIAQGDEADVNAAVAAAHKALPAWQALGGAGRARHLYALARMVQRHSRLFAVLESLDNGKPIRETRDIDIPLVARHFLHHAGWAQLQESELSGWTPLGVIGQIVPWNFPLLMLAWKIAPALATGNCVVLKPAEFTPLTALLFAELAHRAGLPAGVLNVVTGDGRTGAKLVEHPQVAKIAFTGSTSVGRQIRVATAGSGKSLTLELGGKSPFIVFDDADLDGAVEGVVDAIWFNQGQVCCAGSRLLVQEGVEARFIEKLKRRMETLRVGHSLDKSIDMGAIVDEVQRERIKSLVAQGEREGCEVYQPAHLRMPENGVFFPPTLVTRVAPASTLAQEEIFGPVLVAMSFRTPDEAVALANHSRYGLAASVWSETIGRVLDIAPRLECGVVWINATNLFDAGVGFGGYRESGFGREGGREGIYEYLKPQAWTNLPLRANERDEVKPVAQADIYLSTMDRTAKLFIGGRQMRPDNGSSRVVRAPSGVIVGETADGSRKDIRNAVAAARSAVKWSQTSTHNRAQVLYYLAENLSARADEFRRQLVIRAGSNEAEAGREVEASITRLFTYAAWADKFDGAVHSPPLRGVALAMNEPLGVLGVISPEEAPLLGFVSLIAPALAMGNRVVVVPSERCPLMATDFYQVVETSDVQAGALNIVTGEHAALARTLAQHDDVDALWSFGGAELSTLVERESVGNLKRTFVDHGRVFDWYAASAEGLPFLRHAVQVKNIWIPYGD
- a CDS encoding RbsD/FucU family protein translates to MLKNIDPLLNPDVLYALSAMGHGDEVVVCDANFPADSVARQTVLGKVLRLDGANAPRAIRAVLSVLPLDSFVDHPAERMEVVGDADALPAVQREAQREVDHAEGRSTPFASIERFTFYERAKKAYCVIATGEARGYGCFIFKKGVDLAPDAPNAAEGSR
- the rbsK gene encoding ribokinase, yielding MSVVILGIYVTDLSFRASRMPALGETIAGTSFAMGPGGKGSNQAVAAARAGADVVFCTRIGGDAFGEIAQSTWAAEGITSRATVVDDMATGAAHIYVDDVTGGNAIIVAAGAAGTLGPADVEAIEADIAKAKVFVTQLEQPVPAAKRGLELARRHGVTTVFNPAPAVPFDDDMFPLCDYITPNETEATALTGVPVETLDDARRAADILLSKGVRAVIVTLGEAGALLHTRELSEHVPAFDCGRVVETAGAGDGFAGGLAAALSRGDSPLDAVRFGCALASLSVTRAGTAPSMPTLDEINAVLGAHAALAAQS